A single genomic interval of Mangifera indica cultivar Alphonso chromosome 5, CATAS_Mindica_2.1, whole genome shotgun sequence harbors:
- the LOC123215272 gene encoding BAHD acyltransferase At5g47980-like, with translation MTMEIEIVARETIKPSSPTPQHPTNFNFSLIDQNAPVMYTPLLLFYPQNNHPSRPTQRSQHLKTSLSKLLPKFYPLAGIMKERTTIECNDNGAEYVEAQVNCNLSDILDQPDASMLRSFLPVEIESEEADTGCLLFIQANFFKCGGMVIGVCISHKIADTETLSMVLNSWSQVAISGSSDGVKFPEFNAASIFPPSDSKPHITIPHHDGVITKRVVFESSKIVSLKAKATGATVQQPTRVEAVTALIWKCMINISKSSKGFPRLSLISHVANLRKRIEPPLPENCIGNIVGTLFAAISTEKETDLQGLVCELRKEITEFKKTGLQKIKDEKRTWLKMCEIENFLGRDDVDYYMFTSWCRFPLYEVDFGWGKPTWVTLPSLIFKDTVFMVDARDGEGVEALVSLSKEDMALFEADQELLEFATVNPKVAI, from the coding sequence ATGACAATGGAGATTGAGATAGTTGCCAGAGAAACAATAAAGCCATCTTCTCCAACTCCCCAACACCCAACAAATTTCAACTTTTCCCTTATTGACCAGAATGCTCCTGTAATGTACACACCATTGCTTCTTTTCTACCCACAAAACAACCATCCAAGCCGGCCCACCCAAAGATCGCAGCACCTGAAGACATCCTTGTCGAAATTGCTCCCAAAGTTTTATCCACTTGCAGGCATAATGAAAGAAAGAACCACCATCGAGTGCAACGATAATGGAGCTGAATACGTTGAAGCTCAAGTCAACTGCAATTTATCTGACATTCTTGATCAACCTGATGCTTCAATGCTGAGAAGTTTTCTTCCTGTTGAGATTGAATCCGAGGAGGCTGACACCGGCTGCTTGCTATTTATTCAAGCCAACTTCTTCAAATGCGGCGGAATGGTAATCGGCGTTTGCATTTCACATAAAATTGCAGACACAGAAACGCTTTCTATGGTCTTAAATAGTTGGTCTCAAGTAGCCATTTCGGGGTCTAGCGATGGAGTTAAATTTCCTGAATTCAACGCAGCATCGATTTTTCCTCCATCAGATTCCAAGCCCCATATAACAATTCCCCATCATGATGGCGTAATTACCAAGAGGGTTGTTTTTGAATCGTCAAAGATTGTTTCACTCAAGGCCAAGGCAACCGGAGCCACCGTGCAGCAGCCGACGCGTGTGGAAGCTGTCACGGCGTTAATCTGGAAATGtatgataaatatttcaaaatcatcaaaaggGTTTCCAAGACTGTCATTAATAAGCCACGTTGCCAACTTACGTAAAAGAATCGAGCCACCACTGCCGGAAAACTGTATCGGGAACATTGTGGGGACGCTCTTCGCTGCAATTTCGACTGAAAAGGAGACCGACTTGCAGGGATTGGTTTGtgaattaagaaaagaaataacaGAATTTAAGAAAACTGGTTTGCAGAAGATTAAAGATGAGAAAAGGACGTGGCTAAAAATGTGTGAGATAGAAAATTTTCTTGGAAGAGATGATGTAGATTATTATATGTTTACCAGTTGGTGTAGATTTCCTCTTTATGAGGTTGATTTTGGGTGGGGAAAGCCGACGTGGGTTACCCTTCCTAGCCTAATTTTCAAGGATACGGTTTTCATGGTGGACGCGAGAGATGGTGAAGGAGTAGAAGCTCTGGTAAGTCTGAGCAAAGAAGACATGGCCTTGTTTGAAGCTGATCAAGAGTTGCTTGAATTTGCCACTGTCAATCCAAAGGTGGCAATATGA